One window of the Populus trichocarpa isolate Nisqually-1 chromosome 9, P.trichocarpa_v4.1, whole genome shotgun sequence genome contains the following:
- the LOC127905763 gene encoding uncharacterized protein LOC127905763: MGAKIDTSVNDQPAPYVFKISGHCHHLMGFLLPVNGESPKFAQLYVFDTTHEVANRLLPFTRDSKSSSLDENIVVDLLRMLDETNELAKLFRSLKRISKLHPKFMALQYPLLFPYGEDGYSCNIMFADHGHEKTRKRSRVPMRAYYAYLINERPGCDNTIIKGGRLYHQFLVDAFVNVEEDRLDYIRANQKDLRTKVYRGIHEAVLNGDVEGFSTGKIIVPSSLTGSPRYMINNYQDAMAICRAYGNPDLFITFTCNVSWPEIRMELTKGRIYKHEDKPDIITRVFRLKVIDMLAFIKSGKPFGQTIADVCAIEFQKRGLPHTHILIWLHSNFKCRSPEDVDSIVSVEIPDKFTDPKCYEIVSKFMMHGPCDLANPKSQCMNEGVCSKRFPKKFKMQTVFDDNGFVYYRHRDLKDNFVIKNGIQLNNRYVVPYNRELLLRYNAHINIEIYCQSMLIKYLFKYVSKGSDRCRVVVEKDRVDEIHAYMNYRFICPYEAVWHLLQFPIHSRSPSVERLQIHLPLHQNVVYSGNESLPSILKKPGIEKTMLTEWFTRNRIDHEARQLYYSEFPHKYIWDPGKKEWIPRSKGFILGRLTYVHPASRELYFLRLLLNHVRGALTFDYLKNVSGVVHPTFQLACKTLGLLGDDKEWEDVFCEAMATATSPQIRNLFVSVILFYDVADPEVLFNKFWRSMYDDIITRFKSSFAMPNLKLFDDELKNYVLYKLELLFNVAGTSLEKHKLPMPDGHLLSEIKNKLLREELNYDVADLICQYPSAFPQLNQCQLNVYDCVVKSVLEKRQELIFVHGHGGTGKTFLWHTIINRLRSDGLIVLVVASSDIASLLLPGGRTTHSRFKIPLTVSDTSSSLDRSLRNVLTNGNDLPNDKPFGGKSILLGGHFRQILHVIPGGTKEDIVHASLCNSILWSKFKVLTLTKNMRLSSNGLSNDKKKELAIFANWILAIGDATQQDALFPDDYDASMVKIPQDLLVEAGSNPILAIVSAVYPSICEINIDPCYFRERAIITPRNATVSEINDFILNMLPGMKRIYLSTDTVCKTSSDGDNANILYPVEFINQLEFNGVPSHTISLRIGTPIMLLRNLNLSADLCNGTRLIVTQLAERVMEAQIITGSFIGNRVFIPGLFFQ; this comes from the exons ATGGGCGCAAAGATTGATACTTCTGTTAATGATCAACCAGCTCCATATGTGTTCAAGATAAGTGGTCATTGTCATCATTTGATGGGCTTCCTCTTACCTGTTAATGGAGAATCACCAAAGTTTGCACAGCTTTATGTGTTTGACACTACTCACGAAGTTGCAAATAGACTTTTACCATTCACAAGAGACTCCAAATCATCATCTCTTGATGAGAATATTGTTGTGGATCTTTTAAGAATGCTTGATGAAACAAACGAGCTTGCCAAATTGTTTC GTTCTTTAAAAAGAATCTCAAAATTACATCCAAAATTCATGGCATTACAGTATCCACTTTTGTTTCCTTATGGTGAAGACGGCTACTCCTGTAATATTATGTTTGCTGATCATGGacatgaaaaaacaaggaaaaggtCAAGAGTTCCGATGCGAGCTTATTATGCTTACCTTATCAATGAAAGGCCTGGGTGCGATAATACCATCATTAAAGGAGGTCGTTTGTACCACCAATTCTTGGTTGATGCATTTGTTAATGTTGAAGAAGATCGTCTTGATTATATCAGAGCTAATCAAAAAGATTTACGTACAAAAGTTTATAGAGGTATCCATGAAGCTGTGCTTAATGGGGATGTTGAAGGTTTCTCAACTGGGAAAATCATTGTTCCATCTTCTTTAACTGGTAGCCCACGTTATATGATCAATAATTATCAGGATGCAATGGCTATATGTAGAGCCTATGGAAATCCTGACCTATTTATTACATTCACATGTAATGTTAGTTGGCCTGAGATACGAATGGAGCTTACAAAAGGTCGAATTTACAAACATGAAGACAAGCCTGATATCATTACACGTGTTTTTAGATTGAAGGTTATTGATATGTTAGCCTTCATAAAATCAGGCAAGCCTTTTGGTCAGACAATTGCAG atGTTTGTGcaattgaatttcaaaagagGGGTTTGCCACACACTCATATATTGATCTGGCTACACTCGAATTTTAAATGTCGTTCACCCGAAGATGTTGATTCCATTGTTTCAGTTGAAATCCCTGACAAATTTACAGATCCAAAATGCTATGAAATTGTTTCAAAATTCATGATGCATGGTCCATGTGATCTTGCAAATCCAAAATCTCAGTGTATGAACGAGGGAGTTTGCTCAAAAAGATTCCCgaaaaaattcaagatgcaaACTGTTTTTGATGATAATGGCTTTGTTTATTACAGACATCGTGATCTTAAAGacaattttgttataaaaaatggCATTCAGCTCAATAACAGATATGTTGTTCCATATAATAGGGAACTCTTATTACGATACAATGCCCacataaatattgagatctaTTGTCAATCAATGTTAATTAAGTATCTTTTTAAGTACGTAAGCAAGGGCTCTGACAGATGTAGAGTTGTTGTTGAAAAAGATCGTGTTGATGAGATCCATGCATATATGAATTATCGTTTTATATGCCCATATGAAGCGGTCTGGCATCTTCTACAATTTCCAATACATTCAAGATCACCTTCTGTTGAGCGACTTCAAATCCATTTGCCATTGCATCAAAATGTTGTTTACTCTGGAAATGAAAGTCTACCATCAATACTTAAAAAACCaggtattgaaaaaacaatgctCACAGAATGGTTCACACGGAATAGAATTGATCATGAAGCACGTCAGCTTTACTACTCAGAATTTccacataaatatatttgggaTCCTGGTAAAAAAGAATGGATTCCAAGATCAAAAGGTTTTATTCTTGGTCGATTAACATATGTTCACCCTGCTTCAAGAGAACTCTATTTTCTAAGACTACTCCTTAACCATGTAAGAGGAGCGCTGACCTTTGATTATCTAAAAAATGTTTCGGGTGTTGTGCATCCAACATTTCAACTTGCTTGCAAGACCTTGGGACTTTTAGGAGATGATAAAGAATGGGAAGACGTCTTCTGTGAGGCCATGGCTACTGCAACATCTCCTCAAATTAGGAATCTCTTTGTCAgtgttattcttttttatgatgttgCTGATCCAGAAGTTTTGTTCAATAAATTCTGGCGTTCAATGTATGATGATATTATCACCCGTTTCAAATCCAGCTTTGCCATGCCTAATCTTAAATTATTCGATGATGAGCTTAAAAACTATGTTCTATATAAGCTTGAGCTTCTCTTCAATGTTGCTGGCACATCTCTTGAAAAACACAAGCTTCCAATGCCTGATGGGCATTTATTGTcagaaataaagaataaactTTTGAGAGAAGAACTTAACTACGATGTTGCAGATCTTATATGTCAATATCCATCAGCTTTCCCACAACTGAATCAATGTCAATTGAATGTTTATGATTGTGTTGTTAAATCTGTCCTtgaaaaaagacaagaattaatttttgttcatgGCCATGGAGGAACTGGGAAAACATTTTTGTGGCATACAATAATTAATCGGTTGAGATCAGATGGTTTAATTGTCCTTGTTGTTGCATCATCGGATATCGCATCACTTTTGCTTCCTGGTGGTCGTACAACTCATTCAAGATTTAAGATCCCCCTTACTGTTTCTGATACTTCATCat CATTAGATCGTTCGCTTCGTAATGTCCTGACAAATGGTAACGACTTGCCCAATGATAAACCATTCGGTGGGAAATCAATTTTGTTAGGAGGACATTTTAGACAAATTTTACATGTTATTCCTGGAGGAACAAAGGAAGACATTGTTCATGCATCTCTTTGCAACTCTATTTTGTGGTCTAAATTTAAAGTTCTCACTCTTACAAAGAATATGAGGCTATCATCCAATGGTctttcaaatgataaaaaaaaagaacttgctATTTTTGCCAACTGGATTCTTGCAATTGGTGATGCAACTCAACAAGATGCTCTATTCCCAGATGATTATGATGCATCCATGGTTAAAATACCGCAAGATCTTTTGGTTGAAGCTGGATCTAACCCCATATTAGCAATTGTTTCAGCAGTGTATCCCTCTATTTGTGAAATCAATATTGATCCATgctattttagagagagagcaATTATAACTCCAAGAAATGCTACAGTTTctgaaatcaatgattttattttaaacatgttGCCAGGGATGAAGCGGATTTACCTAAGTACTGATACTGTTTGCAAAACATCGAGTGATGGTGATAATGCAAATATTTTGTATCCTGTTGAATTTATCAATCAACTTGAGTTCAATGGAGTGCCATCCCACACAATTTCCTTGAGAATTGGCACACCAATAATGCTTTTACGCAATCTTAATTTATCAGCTGATTTATGTAATGGAACAAGACTTATTGTTACGCAACTTGCTGAGAGGGTCATGGAAGCTCAAATAATAACAGGCTCTTTTATTGGCAATCGTGTATTTATTCCAGGattgtttttccaataa
- the LOC112328672 gene encoding uncharacterized protein LOC112328672, whose amino-acid sequence MKENRKTIHEILCINPYEHKHLRFTCQALIVDFDFPNGWWYPSCPKCNKKLSGGENNYTCMDHDAITSLPVPWFRLKCIVTNGEDVTNFLLFGKTAENFFGSSAHHYVYDKKFMDPSVIPPAMPTKLNKNMIFQLRFGAFKSTTNRCEIIITNIFDDATNKSIHPLETPNIEAKSSTTSKTSTPLSSMKRVLIPPSTPQNTVTQLRIAPDSLETPPQNISPNKKKSINCEARRALDFEATTQQLSYGDEHGKAIEAQGNLGNIATSETFDHSLPSLKKQRTTSSSSSKV is encoded by the exons atgaaagaaaataggaAAACAATACATGAGATTCTTTGCATTAATCCTTACGAGcataag CATCTAAGATTCACCTGTCAAGCTTTGATTGTTGACTTTGATTTTCCCAATGGCTGGTGGTATCCAAGTTGTccaaaatgcaacaaaaaactTAGTGGGGGCGAAAACAATTACACATGCATGGATCATGATGCTATCACCTCTCTTCCAGTTCCATG GTTTCGTTTAAAATGCATTGTTACAAATGGAGAAGATGTCACTAATTTCCTTCTATTTGGAAAAACTGCTGAGAACTTTTTTGGATCATCAGCCCACCATTATGtctatgataaaaaatttatggatCCCTCAGTTATTCCTCCTGCCATGCCAACAAAGttaaacaaaaacatgatttttcagCTTCGATTTGGTGCTTTCAAATCCACCACCAACAGATGTGAGATTATCATTACTAATATATTTGACGACGCCACAAATAAGAGCATCCATCCTCTAGAAACACCAAATATAGAAGCTAAATCATCTACTACATCCAAGACATCTACTCCATTAAGCTCTATGAAACGGGTTCTCATACCTCCATCAACTCCACAAAATACTGTCACACAACTCAGGATTGCTCCTGATTCTTTGGAGACACCACCTCAAAACATATcaccaaacaagaaaaaaagcataaacTGTGAAGCACGACGTGCACTTGATTTTGAAGCTACAACACAACAACTTAG ttaTGGAGATGAGCATGGCAAAGCAATTGAAGCCCAAGGAAACCTGGGAAACATAGCTACATCTGAGACATTTGATCACTCACTTCCATCTTTGAAAAAACAACGGACAACATCCTCATCATCCTCAAAGGTTTGA